One Acidimicrobiales bacterium genomic window, TGCGGTACATCCCGGGGATGAGCGCCACCAGCACGGCGGCCGCCACGAACGACCCGGCGTCGAACAGGAACGGCGCCGCCGCCAACGCCGCGAACAGGAACCCGCCGAGGGGCGGGCCGGCGAACTGGTTGGTGACGATCTGGGCGCCGAACAGCCGCCCGTTGGCCTTGGCCAGGTCCCTGCGCTCCACCAGCGACGGCAGGATCGCCTGGGAGGCGTTGTCGAACAGGGTCTCGGCGGTGCCGAGCAGGAACGCGGCGACGAACAGGAGCGGCAGGCCGGCCCGGTCGGTGGCCACCAGCAGGGCGAGGGCGCCGACGACGCCGGCGCGGAACAGGTCGACGCGCCACATCACGTGCCGCCGGTCCCAGCGGTCGACCAGGGCGCCCGACACCAGCGAGAACAGCAGCCAGGGCGCGAACTGGGCGAAGTGGAGCAGCGCGACGAGGAACGGGTCGCGGGTGAGGGTGGTGGCGAGCAGCGGCAGCGCCGTCACGGCGACGCCGTCGCCGAGGTTGGAGATGGTGCTGGCGGTCCACAAACGCTGATAGCGGCCGCCCAACCGTGAACCCGCCACGCCGGCGCCGCTGCCGCCGGACCTGTCGTCGGGCTGCATCACGGCGGGCCACACCCTAGAGGCCGTGGCGCCGCGGCCACCGATGGTAAGCAGAGCCGGATGAACACGACGACCGACCCGACCGCTCCGGTCGAGGTGGTGGAGGCGCTGTGGTCGGCGGTCTACGACCGCGACTGGGCCCGGCTGGCCGCCTTCCTCACCGACGACTCCGTCTACTACGACGTCCCCACCGGTCCGACGACGGCGGCCCGGGGCCCCGACGGCATCGTCGCCCGGCTGCGGCTCGGCCTCGACGAGCTGGTGGGCTACACGCACCAGCCGGGGTCGGTCGCGGCGACGGGCGACACGGTGATGGTCGAGCACGCCGAGACGTGGACGTGGGCGACGGGGGAGACGGTGACGTTGCCGTTCGTCACCGTGCACCGCGTGGCCGAGGGCAAGGTCCTCCTCTGGAAGGACTACTGGGACTACGAGACCCTCCGCCGGGGTGCGCCGGCCGACTGGGAGGAGCGGCTGCTGGCAGCCGACGTGTCAGGCTGGCTCTACGACGCCACCGGCATCGCATGACCCGCGGAGGCCGGAAACCCGCCAGTATGCGCACGATTTCAGCGGCGGGCCACGCGATTCGCCTACGTTTGCTGCCGATGGCTGGGGCTAGCGGCAGGCACCAAGAGGATTGGGGTTCTAGATGACCAAACATCGCACGTTCTACGCGTCCGCGCTCGTCGTCGCAGCGCTGGCGGCGTCCACCTTCGTCGCGAGCTCGGCACCGGCGTCGCCGGCCGCGCCCGCGACGCCACGTCAGCCATCGGGCGCGACGCAGGAGTACGTGGTGGCGTTCGCCGACGGGGCCGACGCCGCCACCGCGGCGGTCGAGGCCGCCGGCGGCACGGTCGTCGACGTGAACGAGGACATCGGTGTCGCCCTGGTGGAGACCCGAGCGGCCGACTTCGCCGGCGACGTGAACGCCTCCGGCGGCGTGGTGGGCGTGGCCCGCAACCACTCGGTGGGCACCAGCCGACCGGGCATGCCGCACCGCTA contains:
- a CDS encoding nuclear transport factor 2 family protein, with product MNTTTDPTAPVEVVEALWSAVYDRDWARLAAFLTDDSVYYDVPTGPTTAARGPDGIVARLRLGLDELVGYTHQPGSVAATGDTVMVEHAETWTWATGETVTLPFVTVHRVAEGKVLLWKDYWDYETLRRGAPADWEERLLAADVSGWLYDATGIA